tactgtatctttaGGTTTGGATATACTTCTATGTGCAGCCCTGGCTTGCAGCTCGAGTCCAGTGCTTTGCCACAAACACAAGGCCATGACAAAGCAGATCTTTTGCAATGCCATGAAAACCAGAAACCCTAGGACGAaaggcacaaaaaaaacagctgtgagtCAGTGGATTTAAAGCACACAAGTCTCTACATGCGATCCCAGGCAACCCACAGCATTTATGCTTCAGTCATTGTCTAATGGAATTATGCGAGTCTGTAGTCAACACAGAGATCTTCAAAACAGCGAGTTCACCTGGGATTGGGTGTCATGAGAGGTATAAACAGATTATCACACTGAAACTGAAGCTCAAACCACAAGGAATAGCGCctacataaacaaaaacagagatatAAAGGAATTGATCTGAGGCTCTGTAGTGGCACTGAGGTGTGTATCAAatacatacttttaaaatattttcaaggtgGAAAAACACACTTTGTGTTAGACTTATAActctaaataattaatgcagcTGACACCCCTtcctcaaaaaagaaaacaaatacatgaattaacagatgaaatatttcaattatttgttctgtttctttggTCATCTGAAAGCTGAGcccataattacattttacaagctACCATGGCCAACCAAATTGCCTCAGTCTTAGCTGCACTGCTCTTTGAATAGCTAAGGCATATGATTCCAACACAGACCataattttaaatgcacagtCAAGGCAACATAGTTATTATACGCAATTGTGGTACATGTAAACCAGGGTATCATATAATGAGAAgtataacaaaattaaaacaccTAATTTGAGCGTAATCGTCATGATTCATGAATTTTCAATGAAATCTATCACTAATAATGCACTCCGTCCACTGTCCTGTCAAACACATCAGTATTTCATGAGCATTTCATATGATTTGTTCCTTTATTGCGtttgttttctcattgtttttttctgtctgtgtggccTGTACAGTCCAGAGTGCTTCTAGTCAAGCATGCCAAATCCTAAAATGGAATGTAAGAAATTGCAACTATTTTAATTGCTCTTGTCAAAAGAAATTCACAGTAATGCGCAGTAGGTCAAATCTCGGGTGGCCAGTGCAGGAAGAAATGTAAACTTCGACTCAATCAGATTTCTGATCTCCACGAAAACAACTGTAAACAGTATTCAGGAAAAAAGATCCCTCAGTACGTGCAGATTATTTTAAAGTGCAACGCGGCAAACTGAAGTGCCCAAGCTCAGTCTCCACCTCGCGCGTCACAGATCTCAGAGGGACAGGGGCTGCGGGAGGCGGATAGGAACCTGGACGCAGGTGGCGGAGGGGGGGTTACCTCTCCGGCCCTGGCTGCTGCCGTGACTGCCGTGTTCTGCGCATTCCTCCGAGCGCCAAGGTGATAATTACCAGCGTCTTGTTTACTCCTTTCAGCGGTGAAGTCAAGGCTCTGGTTCcatgggaaaagaaaaaacacagctgcgTCTAAAAAGAATGCCAACGCACGGTACGGGCTGAGAGCGTGCTTACCCTGTCAATGGAGGAAGAAATTCCTCCAGCCTTTTTAATGAGACATTATAATCGAATGCCAGGGGGAGGTCACGGCACAGTCAAGGTGCGGTGAAGTGCAGGTGAGCTTGGGTGTGCGAGGGAACGATAGGTCCTGCCAATACAGACAAAAGCCAAGAAAGGAAAATAGTTCAAAATCATATTGCATGTGTTACTGAGAGCAGGGTTAGCTGAAaatttaaaagtataaaatgtattcttaCATGCCATGTATTGGTGAAGTGTCGGCATTCACGTCGCCAGAGTTGCAATCAGCTTTGCAAACCACATAAAAGGCCAATCACTTCAACAGCTGAAATGCTTTGGTCTGCTCATGATACTAATAAGGAATTCAAATAAATGGTGCACTAGCTGTGCATGGGAATAGGTGGACAAACCCAAATTCATATAGGCTTTTCCAGTCCAAAAAATTGCTTATACAAACACTTTGTTGGGGGAAAGTACATGTGGAACAGCTTATCCAAAAAGCAAGACTCTGAGATCTGCAACAACGACTCTAAAATTCAAATATAACAATTTGACAATAGAGCCTCCTGTCAAAACTGAGAAGTATGTGGTGTGCAACCCATTTCTGATCCCTTGATGACAATCTGTTGTTGATGTACAATCTCAATCACATTtcataagcacacatacacacagtaaaacaatcATTATAAAATCAGTATGTGGGCATATGGGTATATGAGTGGGGATGAGGGAGTGGGGAAAGGGATGAAGGAGAGAGGATATGGATTGAGAGGATGTGGGAATGTAGATAAAAGAGTGGGGAAATGGATTAGGAATTGGGGATGTGGATGGAGGAGAGGCTGTGTGGATGTAAAAGTCAGGATATGGATGAGAAAGTGAAGATatgggtgagggggtggggaaaTGGATGAGGGGGTATGGATGTGGATGAGGGAGTTGGAATGTGGATACTGTTTGGGGGAATGGTTTTGGGAGTGGGGATTTGGATGGGGAAGTGAAGATATGGATGAGGGAGTGAGAATGTGGAGATATCGTGAGGGAACAAGCACCACATGCTTCGGGTGGCTTTGGGACTGTGTGTGGAATACCCAGACGCCTGTTGTGTGAACCTGGAAAACACAAGCGAGGGGGGTGGCAGTGAGGAGGGggaatattttaaattcatgtgAAGTCAAAATAGCCTGCAGGCTGCATAAAGGTGTGGCGAAGAAGACAGTTTAATGATTATCGTTAGCCCCAGGGGCAGCTCGTACATAACTCAAGTAACTCTCTGACCTTTGCTGCCTTGTCACCTCTGCTTATGTCTCTACAGGAAGACATAGGGGATGGCGAATGGGCCACTGTGGGCCTCTGAGGCTGTTAGCCGAACCCATCCCCAAGTGCTAACTTCTGTCTATGAGCTGAGTGGTCCTCGCGGTGTGATCACATGGTGTGACATGTGGACTGTGCAACGAGCAACAATGATCGCTGTATGCCCTGAGGGGTTCCAAAGAATCATTATGTACAAATTGTAGCGAGAGGGGTtcactgagttttttttaagtgtagGTGGAGGATTTATGGCTGTCAGAAGTGAAGTCAGAAATGCAGGACAATCATTCCATCATTCCACAAGTCAAACATCATGACATTATGTCCCGACCGAGGGCATCCCCAAAAACTGGCGCTCCACAACCAGAAGTGCTGTAGCAGTGAACATCGCTACACCTTAAACGCagtgaaaaccttttttcacTTCATGTCTTGTGCCATCCTTTCAATTGCATATGACCTTTAGGGTGATCCTTGCAGGGCTAACCCCTGTTTCACCTGTGCCTACATATCTTTCATTATATGGTTTATGGAGCTCCTCCAATGGAATCTATTTTTACCGAGGTAGTGTCATCTCGGTATTGTTTCTGCATAACTTCCCCGTTCTTTAAATGTCACTCACAGCCCGAAGCGTATTTATATAGGTCCACTTATATAAAAAGGGTAAAAAACTCAGGTGAAATAGCAAACCAGTCCGCAACACGGGGAAGGTTTAAACCCGCCGGGTGCGAGTCATACCTATTGTGTTGGCGAGAGAATCTCTCTGACGTGGCTTATTATGTTGGTGTAAGGCTCTTAACGCTTTGTCATCGACGGCAAAACAAACCGTTTCGATACGGGGAATGCCTcaagtgttggggggggggggggcgctcggGTCCTCTCAGATCCTAACACGCGCTCGATCAGTTACCTGGCACCTGCGCTTCCTGCTGCTCGGCGAACGAAGAACAGCTCCACCCTTTGTGTTCGCCGAAGGTGCCCACATCCCCTACAAACTCGTTCACCTTAAACATCCACACCCCCTCGAACCCCTCGAGGCACTCGGCATGTGTACAAAACATGTGGTGATTTAAAAGGGCTTTCATAAGAATGAGCCCGTGCCAAGGCGACATTAGGGCCGTCACTTATCCTTGATCCCCTTTTAACACTCATGCTGGTGGGAGACGCGGCCGAGGAGGAATGCTGCTCCGCGTTATTCAATTCCAAAAACAACAcgtttaaataaatgataataactTGGTATCAGTCCTCGGCTGAAAACACGCATTGTGTCgcagaattgtttttttttccctccttgtTACATACTGGTGCACCTGAGCGAAATTCCTCTCATTGCACATTATGTTATTGCACATGTTACTGCATCTGAAACTGCCAGGAGTCGTGTTTTGAGCGCGCAGACAGCTACCGTACTCAGAAAAGGCACCCTTCTAGCACCTTGCACGTCTGAAGCTGCGTTGAATGGCAAGCCTTTAGGTTTTAGCGTGTTTCTGATAGGTTTACCCGCAACCTTTGATAGCTCTTAAACTCGTTGCATGTGTAAGAGGTGATGTTATTATTCCTCGCACAAACGTCTGTTGAACCTTTAAAGCGAACATTAAAGGCGGATTAAGATGAATGATACGCAGTGCAGTAATTCAAAGCCATCGTTTCTTGTGTggattttttattctttttcaagAGGTGGATTAGAAAGCGTTTCCTTTTTGATATTGTCAAATGaaattgtgaaaacacacacatggtAGGAACGGGTAGACTTTCCCAGTAAAACTGCACGTCATCGGGTATAATTCAGTCTAAGCAGACATTGCAGTCCCAGCGTTTCAGATAAAGCTTTCAGGTGGCAATATGCAGCTAAGAGGTACATAGAACACACAAAATCCCAAATTACCACAACATCAAtttaaattatacaaatacCCCCAACAACTGTctagaaatgaatgttttttttcctcaaacgTTTcggaaatgaaatgaataattaaggATCGCTGAAACTACCTAAACCTCatggtaaaatgtataaaatatataactgaATCCAATGACGCCTCACCAATGTTACACAAACACCCGTGTCTGGTAAACGTACGCCACCTGGTTGTTTTAAGCGAAAGTCTCGCTTGGTAGTGCAAGTCTCTTTGCCACAGGTGAGAGGCGTCCAACAGGTGTGcggcaagagagagaaaaccacTTGGGAAGTAGCGTGATGTCAGCAAAATGCGATAGAAACtatggttctgtttttttttttttcttcaaagcaaCAATGGACTTAAAATATTTGGTCTTcgctgtttttgttattttataacAAATCGCGGCCCTTCTGTAATCGCTTCAATGGATTTGTGATTAATCCAAGTTGACCAGCTAAGTCCCGCCTCCGATGGGCTGGTCCTCCCAAGTGATAATAATATAACAGGGCTCTTAGAAGTCTCAGGAGAGCGTTCGGGATTTAGCTCCGCAGAAGATATGACTTGGGTGCCGTAAATTATCTTACTAGCAATTCTCTAAAACGGAAAGCGTTGTCCGCTTTCGTCGGTGTTTTGACGAAGTTGTCTATTTGTTCCTGTCCTTTTTTCCATTCGAGCAAAACTTTAAGGCAACGACTTTTCTGACGAAGAGACCGCAACTGCCGAGGGACTCTGACAACCTTTGACGCGGAGACCGTCACATCGGGGGAAAGaacatcatcaaaaaaaaaacatgaaacttgAAGTCTTCTCCGCAAGCCACTTTGTGGAGAAACCGCTAGAAGTGTGCAGCGATGCGGAGGGCAGCGTCCCCTCGCCGCTCTCGGGGGAGGAAGAGCTGGGCTCGGATGGTGACTGTGTGGCCAACAGCCCTGCACCTGCCGTGCCGAGTGCTGACGGCAAAGCCAAACCTTACACCCGGAGACCCAAACCGCCATACTCCTACATCGCCCTGATTGCCATGGCTATTCGTGACTCTACGACAGGGCGCCTCACTTTGGCGGAGATCAATGACTACCTGATGAAGAAGTTCCCGTTTTTCAGGGGTAGCTACACTGGCTGGAGGAACTCGGTCCGTCACAACCTGTCGCTGAACGACTGCTTCCTGAAGGTGCTGCGGGATCCCTCCAGACCGTGGGGGAAGGATAATTACTGGATGCTGAACCCTCACAGTGAGTACACATTTGCCGACGGGGTCTTCCGCCGCAGGAGGAAGCGCATCACCAAAAAGCCAACGAAAGACCAAGAGGCGCTGGAACACGCAGCCAACGAGGACGCGCCGGCCGCCGTCAGCACCCAGTCCTCTAAAGACGAGAGCTCCAACACCAAGTTCTCCAGCTCTTTCGCCATCGACAGCATCCTCAGTAAACCCTTCAAGAGGAAGGATGCCCACCCTGAGACTGACAACACGCCCTCCGGCTCTCGAATGATGTGGCCCTGCAGCAACCCGATGATGCCTTATCCAATGGGCTATCCGCCTGCGGCGGTCTCCCACATACAGCCGGTGTTCCAGGTCAGTTCCGGTGCGGCGCATTTGCTGCAGGCGTACAGATGCGGCTACTCAGAGCCGGTCCTTGGCGCGGAGCACAGAAGGGACATTCTCGCcacttttcagttgaattcgGAGGGCTTGCCAAATCCTGAAACTTTCGCCTCTGCTCAAATGCCTGCTGTGAGAGTAGGCAGCTATCACCCATTCAGAATAGACTCTTTGCTCTCATAAAAGCAGAAGCCGAAACGGGGGAAATACCAGCTCCGAGCACTTTCTTATGcactgtgtattttatttggaaacaaaatgcatttcactgcattgaCCTGAGTCTGACAACAAGTCGCCGTAGGTAGAGCGAAATAACGTTTGTGCTGTTATTACTAACTTTTTTTGAAACACCTTTCTCTCGTAAATACGAATAAGGACGAAGCAAATAGTATGGATGATATTGTAATTTATAGCGTTCCTGATGTGTGTTAATTGGTTCGTAGGTCATTTCTGTTGCAAACGATGGCATCTACTTGCCAAAATGTAGTCAACACTTCTACtctatttatgttttttattgttttcaagttttttttttcaagactgGCTGCAAAATATTGTGGTTTGAAATAATGTTTGATATTAATTGTGACAATGCTCGAATCGGGctgtacacagtaacacagatCCGTTTCAGAAAAGGGGCGGTTGCCTATGTAAAAGCAGGAAAGTATTGTGTATGTTTCCTTCAAAAATATGCATGGGCgttattttgtaataaaaacaactttCATAAAATCGAGAGAATGTTACTTTTCAATTATTTGAGTACagaatgacattacattacattcatttatcagacgctcttatccagagcgaccttACAATAAAATAGAGgtgtttccattccatttaaacaagcaatagtaccagaccaggctcacaacactcccagagcagtgagtaTTTTCACCTGAAATTAACCTAATATAATGGATGTGCGTAACAACGTTTAAATAAAAAGGGGGTAATCAGAAACTTTAAAGTAAGAGATTGGCCAAATAATGATAATTGTAGCCTCACCTTTTTGGGGTGGAGTACCTGCTGAGGCTGGCTTCACTTCTTGCTGATTGTTTTAAAATCGGTTGCTTACTGAGCGTTCGTCCGTGACTTCATTCActttatgaaaataatgttgaaGAATTCCGTTCAGACATGAGTTTCATTCCGGttgaaatatttccaaaatatatAAAGACAACGCAATCCACCTACACACATTCCATCAAATTTAACCGAAATGCCCTAAGCTGTCTCCCCTCATTTCCTCCCTGATGACCGTAAAATGGAGAAAATAGCTGTTAGAAGTGAGTTATCAATAACATTGTGGTGACATAATGGTTATTCATTGGTG
The nucleotide sequence above comes from Megalops cyprinoides isolate fMegCyp1 chromosome 2, fMegCyp1.pri, whole genome shotgun sequence. Encoded proteins:
- the foxq1b gene encoding forkhead box protein Q1b, with amino-acid sequence MKLEVFSASHFVEKPLEVCSDAEGSVPSPLSGEEELGSDGDCVANSPAPAVPSADGKAKPYTRRPKPPYSYIALIAMAIRDSTTGRLTLAEINDYLMKKFPFFRGSYTGWRNSVRHNLSLNDCFLKVLRDPSRPWGKDNYWMLNPHSEYTFADGVFRRRRKRITKKPTKDQEALEHAANEDAPAAVSTQSSKDESSNTKFSSSFAIDSILSKPFKRKDAHPETDNTPSGSRMMWPCSNPMMPYPMGYPPAAVSHIQPVFQVSSGAAHLLQAYRCGYSEPVLGAEHRRDILATFQLNSEGLPNPETFASAQMPAVRVGSYHPFRIDSLLS